One window of Elusimicrobiota bacterium genomic DNA carries:
- a CDS encoding sulfatase translates to MARPLYYLNSALRALGLAGLAIAHLAAALPASARAPAPGCPDCNLILISLSNVGASRMSLYGYRRKTTPHLDRWAEKALVFENAFTPASWTLPVGVSLFTSLQPYSHQILRRDLHNSLSPDLKTLPEVLRDHGYRTAAFTGGLDYFTGSSHLRGFQDTIDNGEFAGFNTTLPQAKAWLAKNSSQKFMLFLHGYDAHCPFYPTPAYRGLFSDPKSTSPLVDPDSCIRGYASPAPGHALGPVFKTVGACSGFRTHCAFGPEVPMTRRDIEALSDIYDEKLAEVDALVGEFLESLDAKLLEKTIVVVFADHGEMFEKHGRFGRAGNIRGTLYDDVTRVPLLMRFPKGPRRRVSGLAQLIDVMPTVLQELGVEMPPQRQGSPLLPALLSGAGPNRYVYAGASYGPHPSYYRYRSENDMIRDAHWKLIWEESTPVAPGKPPAVLGPARQAIELYDVEHDPQELHDLAEAQPAVAKDLLDKLLAWRDAARRSAGPEPAAQAMPQKLVDKARERGYW, encoded by the coding sequence GTGGCAAGGCCCCTATATTACCTAAATTCCGCGCTCCGCGCCCTCGGGCTGGCGGGCCTGGCCATTGCGCACTTGGCGGCCGCGCTCCCGGCTTCGGCGCGGGCGCCGGCCCCAGGCTGCCCGGACTGCAACCTCATCCTCATCTCCTTGAGCAACGTCGGCGCCAGCCGGATGAGCCTCTACGGCTACCGGCGCAAGACCACCCCCCATCTGGACCGTTGGGCCGAGAAGGCCTTGGTCTTCGAGAACGCCTTCACTCCGGCCTCCTGGACCTTGCCCGTGGGCGTCTCGCTCTTCACCTCCTTGCAGCCCTATTCCCATCAGATCCTGCGCCGCGACCTGCACAACTCACTGAGCCCGGACCTCAAGACCCTGCCTGAGGTGCTGCGCGACCACGGCTACAGGACCGCCGCCTTCACCGGCGGGCTCGATTACTTCACGGGCTCGAGCCACCTGCGCGGCTTCCAGGACACCATCGACAACGGCGAATTCGCCGGATTCAACACGACCCTCCCGCAGGCCAAGGCTTGGCTCGCGAAGAACTCCTCCCAAAAGTTCATGCTCTTCCTGCACGGCTACGACGCGCACTGCCCTTTCTATCCGACCCCGGCCTACCGCGGACTCTTCTCGGACCCGAAGAGCACGAGCCCCCTGGTCGACCCGGACTCCTGCATCCGCGGCTACGCGAGCCCCGCGCCCGGCCATGCGCTCGGCCCGGTCTTCAAGACCGTCGGCGCTTGCAGCGGCTTCCGCACCCATTGCGCCTTCGGGCCGGAAGTCCCCATGACCCGCCGCGACATCGAAGCCCTCAGCGACATCTATGACGAGAAGCTGGCGGAGGTCGACGCGCTGGTGGGCGAGTTCCTGGAGTCCCTGGACGCCAAGCTGCTGGAGAAGACCATCGTGGTGGTCTTCGCGGACCACGGGGAGATGTTCGAGAAGCACGGCCGCTTCGGCCGGGCCGGGAACATCCGCGGCACCCTCTACGACGACGTGACGCGCGTGCCCTTGCTGATGCGCTTCCCAAAGGGACCGCGCCGGCGGGTCTCGGGCCTGGCGCAGCTCATCGACGTCATGCCCACGGTCCTGCAGGAGCTGGGGGTGGAGATGCCGCCGCAAAGACAGGGCTCACCCCTGCTGCCCGCCCTGCTCTCCGGCGCCGGGCCCAACCGCTACGTCTACGCCGGGGCCAGCTACGGCCCCCACCCCTCCTACTACCGATACCGCAGCGAGAACGACATGATCCGGGACGCGCATTGGAAGCTCATCTGGGAAGAATCCACCCCCGTCGCTCCCGGCAAGCCCCCGGCCGTGCTGGGTCCCGCCCGGCAGGCCATCGAGCTCTACGATGTCGAGCATGACCCGCAGGAGCTGCACGACCTGGCCGAGGCGCAGCCGGCCGTGGCCAAGGACTTGCTGGACAAACTGCTGGCCTGGCGGGACGCGGCCCGGCGCTCTGCCGGCCCGGAGCCAGCCGCGCAAGCGATGCCCCAGAAGCTCGTGGACAAAGCCAGGGAGCGAGGCTATTGGTGA